The Sus scrofa isolate TJ Tabasco breed Duroc chromosome 4, Sscrofa11.1, whole genome shotgun sequence genomic sequence CTACTTTCCGCCGctcttgcctcctcctccctACTGGGCTGAGGCGCCACACGCAGCTTCTTCCCCACACCCAGAGGCCAGGACTCTCAGTAgcaatctcttttcttcctacgTAAATTTAAAGAGCCCTGCTTCCTCTCTTTTGTCTGACGATGCCCACACCTGTTGGTCATCCACGACCTCTGGATCCTGCAGGCAGCCACCAAATGCCTGCCTCTGAAGATGAGCACATcctggtgtgtgtttgtgtgtgtggaaggTGTGAGGCTCCGGCAGCATACTTTCTTCATTCTCTCTAGGCCTGGGAGCTGAGGCCTTAGGAAAGAGAGCCATAGAGTTTCTTCCCAGGAGTGGCAAATGGAGTGGCAAAGCTCTCCTCCGTTGTGGACCAAGAGGAGGTGATAAGCACAGTGTCTGACACGTTCGAAGTGCTGGTGCTGTTGATCACTATAATCCTATgattatttgctgtctttttatcCTGGGAGATAAATTTAAGGATAGATATTCCGAGGCCAGCCTGGGGGGCTATATATATCTTTCACTCTTTATTTCTTGGTCACTTTCCAGCTGCCTCCATGGCCCCCTCGAGCAGAGCTGGCGTGAAGCTGTGGGTGGAAGGAATGGGTTTGAGACTGTTTCCTGTGTCCAGCCTCAGTCCTCCTTTTCCTGGCACTCCTTTCCCCTTGGCACAGATTGGTCTTCTGCCTACCCTATCCCTTCGTGGCCTGTAGCCCCCGTCCCCCTCCTCTTGGAGAACTGTttcactctcccctccccagccagacGCTGCCCCTGGCGGGGTGGGGCCTCGGGCTCTGTGGTGGATACCTGTACTCTCTAGGGTCCCTACGGCCAGAGGAGGGGTAGGAGCTTACCTGCAGGTCCAGGGCACTGACGTTAGTGTCAGTGCCctggcagcccccacccctcctaCCCTTGATAACTTGCTTGGCTGCGGAAAGTGGTGGGGGGCTGCAGAAGGGTGCCTGGCATGAGTTGCTGCTCCTTGGCATGGTAGACGCCATGCAGAGAACAAGCCTCCACCAGCCTGTCGTCTGCTCCGGCTCCTGCCTGGTGGCTCCCTGATGCAACACCCATCATGATGATGAAGTAAGGGACTTCATTCCCTTACTTCACCAGCTCTGCCCTTCCCCTTGGCCCCTCTCTGCATCCACCGGGACCATgtccttccttttcccatttctgtAGCTCCCTCCCCGGCTGTTGCAGCGGAGGATGCTAATGACCGAGACTAGGGGGTGCTGGGGGATGAGGGAATCTGAGTGTTCGACCAGGACAGGAAGGGAAATGCTGAGCTCAGGGatcccctccctttcccacccccagctgcctctgtttcctccctcattccccactccccccaccagcTTCCTGCTCCCTTTGACCTGCCCATGTCCGGTTTGGATTGATCCAGACCTCCTCTTATcgccctcctttccttctcacccctccatccttcccttccAATCCCACTCTACTCCTCCCTAGATTACATGTTGTTTGTACGGGGtgggccggggtgggggcggggggggggacgggggtggggcgGGCGGTGGGGGCACGGTGCACTCTGCCCCGAAAGAGTTCTAGGTTGGGGCGGTGTTGGGGGCTCAGCCCCTCAGAGCCTGTGAGTCAGCACTGTCCACGGGATTGGTCTCTCCCCTTTGCTCCCCGCccctggggaggagccaggcAGCTCTAGGTCCAGCCTGTTCTCCTCTCAGCCAGAGAAGAGGCTCCACGCTGGGCAGAGATGGGGCCTGGAACTGTCTGGGTCTGAGCCGCGGGAGCCAGAGCCActtgtccctctccctccccaggaccCTTGAGACCCCTGGGCCACAGAGGTCCGATCAGGCTAAGGGCCTGGGGATGCCCCCTGCCTGGCCCCCTTGCCCTGACTGGCAggggggccaggctgggcagcAGCCTCCCTCTCACTCCAGCCATGGATCTCCTGCCCCCCAAGCCCAAGTACAACCCACTTCGGAATGAGTCTCTGTCATCGCTGGAGGAGGGGGCTTCAGGGTCCACTCCACCAGAGGAGCTGCCTTCCCCGTCAGCCTCGTCCCTGGGGCCCATGCTGCCACCTCTGCCAGGGGACGACAGCCCCACCACCCTGTGCTCCTTCTTCCCCCGGATGAGCAACCTGAAGCTGGCCAACCCAGCTGGGGGGCGCCCAGGGCCGAAGGGGGAGCCAGGAAGGGCAGCCGAGGATGGGGAGGGGACCGTCGGGGCAGCTGTACCCGACTCGGGCCCCCTACCCTTCCTCCAGGACATGAACAAGCTGAGTGGAGGCGGCGGGCGCAGGACTCGGGTGGAAGGGGGCCAGCTGGGGGGCGAGGAGTGGACCCGCCACGGGAGCTTCGTCAATAAGCCCACGCGGGGCTGGCTGCATCCCAACGACAAAGTCATGGGACCCGGGGTTTCCTACTTGGTTCGGGTGAGTGAGCGTCCTCCCTCCCTGACCCCTTCAGTTCCTCTGCTCATGAGTCTCTCTTTTTCGCCCCTTCTTTTCCCCAGCAACTCCCTTGGTTTCCGTGTCCTGTTTCTTAAGCCTTTTGTGCGCCTTCTCTGATTCTGTAGCCCCTTCTCTTCCAGCTCTGTCTGGGTCCCCTTGGGTCCTGCgactcccccacccctacccccagcctGCCATGCTCAGCACAAAGCCCAGGACAGGCCCTTAGTAAGTGTTGGAATGAGTGGCTCTTGAGTGACTCCCCTCCAGTCTGCTCCCCCTTTCTGGAGTTGTCACTCCATCCCAGCCAGGGCCTGTCGCTCCCCTCCaaattccctccccccaccccccactgtgCAGGAGGTCCTCCTAGCTCGCCCTTCTCTCCTCACCCCCTATTGTCCTGCACTCTGTGGGATGGAGCCACGGGCAGCGGGGCAGAACTTCATCTCTTCTTCCCTGAGGGACCACGTAGGGCAGAGTCCTACGGCCCTTTGTGAAGAGGCTGGAGGGGGGCGGCTGACTCTCCTCCTCGCATCCCTCCCCTCAGTACATGGGCTGTGTGGAGGTCCTGCAGTCGATGCGCGCCCTGGACTTCAACACCCGGACTCAGGTCACCAGGTTCGTGGGGAGGCGGGGCCGAGAGCGCAGGGCTCCTGGCATTCAGGCCGGGAGGGGGTCGCTTGGTGGTGGTGGCTAGTGCTGGCTTGTCTTTGGGTGGGGAAGGCGATTTAGAGACAGGTAGGAGAGTCAGTCTAAGTCTCAATGAAAAGAGACAACTCTGACCCGGCTCCTTCTACGTATCCAGCCTGGGGAGTTgtgggggaggtggcagaggcagctggcagctggagcttgAGTGGAAAATGGGGGTAGATGGAAGGTTGCtgcccgccgctgccgccgccaccaccgccgccaccaccactgccgccaccaccaccaccaccaccaccaccgccttTGGGAAGGGGCTGGGACATTTGGTAGCTGGAAGGGGGTGGGGCCAGACCCACTGAGGCCCTAACCCAATCAGCCAGGAAGCGGCCTCTCAGTGTCATCAAATATTAAAGGCCCTTAATTCAATCCACCACGACAAAGAGCCTGGAGTGCCCCTGGAGTCTGGCctggccttcccctcccccagccctgtggCAGCCCCAGCCGAGTGGGAGGCAGGCTCTGGGTCTGAGTACCCCTCTTTCCCCAGGGAGGCCATCAGTCTGGTGTGTGAGGCTGTGCCGGGTGCGAAGGGGGCGACAAGGAGGAGAAAGGTACCTGGGGTCCACGGCACGGGGGATGCTGCCGGGAGATGCGGAGGAGCAGGGGCAAGGCTAGTGTGGCGCGTGTGGGGAGAAGGGCAGGAGTGCGGGCGGTTTCCTGGTGTGGGATCTCCCAGCTTCTGAGACCTGgggcccttccccagccctgtGGCCGCCCACTCAGCTCCATCCTGGGGAGGAGTAACCTGAAATTTGCTGGAATGCCAATCACTCTCACCGTCTCCACCAGCAGCCTCAACCTCATGGCCGCAGACTGCAAACAGGTTGGTGGGGTGGAGTCAGGGTCAGGGCGGGGGGTGAGGGCGTGCAGAAACACCGATGGGAAGGCTCAGTGGGAACCTGGCCACGAGGGCAAGAACTTAGCAGAGAAGCCTTGGGCGCAGCAGAGCTGTAGGGAAGGTGTAGATTAGGAGGACATGGGTTGAGAAGCCAAAGGGACGCTGGGGTCCCGGGCCAGTGGTGGGGGGTGCCCAGTGGACCCTCAGGCTGCCTGACACCcgtccttcccttccttctccatcCTCTGCCCTAACCCTCAGATCATCGCCAACCACCATATGCAATCCATCTCGTTTGCGTCCGGCGGGGACCCGGTGAGTCGGGGAGTGCACCAAGgtggtgggagaggagagaggggcttgggatggggggggggaaaACTGGCTAGAGAGGTGAGTGTGCTAGGACCGAGGCAATAGCTGCTTAGGGCCGGGTTTGAGGGGTCAGGACTGAGGTGGGGCTCTACCGTTGAGCTAACTGGCCTCTTCTGATTCTGTCTACCCCAGGACACAGCCGAATATGTCGCCTATGTTGCCAAAGACCCGGTGAATCAGAGAGGTGAGGCGTGGTGGGGAGCGCTGGGTGGGGCCGGCTGTCAGAGAGACAGGTGAGCAGGACCCGGGAGCTCAGCAGGGGCTCCTGCTGCGGAGAATGAGGGCGAGGGCCCCGTCTGTGCGTGCCCCCCGCCTTCCCCCCGAGTTCCCTGACAGCCTCTGCTGTGCCCCCAGCCTGCCACATCCTGGAGTGTCCCGAAGGGCTTGCTCAGGACGTCATCAGCACCATTGGCCAGGCCTTTGAGTTGCGCTTCAAACAATACCTCAGGAACCCGCCCAAGCTGGTCACCCCTCATGACAGGTGAGCAGGCGAGCGGTGGGGGGGGGCAGCTCTCGGGCTGGGACCGGAATTGGAAAAGTAGGTCTGCTCTTCCCACGCTTGAGCTCAGAGAGGAGCAGGGAAGGAAATAACCTGTGAGCCCCTGCTTCCCACTTCCTGCTATTCTTACGTTTCCTGAGGCCATGGGGAAGGCCTTTCGAGGCCCTGCCTGCTGCCAGGCCAGCTCTTCCTCTCGGGTGCCCGTGCTGGAGCTGTAGTCCAGGGCCGCCCGCTCCAGCTCTTCCTGGCTGGATGGGCTTTCCTAGTCCCAGCCATCTCTTTCTGGCCTGTCCCTCTCTCTTGCCCATTTCTCCATATTTAGTGCCTTCTTGCCCCTAGAAGCCATCAAGAATTTGGGCGAGGGAGCATGGCTCTTTCCTGAGATCCTTACCTCTCCCACTTCAGACCAGCAGTGTTGAGAATTTAGGGGAGGTTAAAATATTCCAGAGGGagattctgttgtggctcagcggtaacaaacccgactagtatccatgaggattcaggttcagtccctggcctctgtctctgggttaaggatccggcgttgccgtgagctgcggggtaggtcatggcttggatctggcattgctatggctgtggtgtagaccggcagctccaggtgcaatttgacccctagcttgggaacctccatatgctgtaggtggagCACCCCAAATAGTGGTGctgcttcccctccctcttgggaGACAGCATAACGATCGAGGGCATGCCTCTAAAGTCAAATTTGAACTTATGTCTCTCAGATTcaccactttttattttattttttaattttttaaattatttatttatttagtcttttgagggccacacctgtggcatatggaggttcccaggctaggggtagcatcagagctgtagctgccggcctgcgccacaaccacagcaacactggatccttagcccgctgatcgagggcagggatcaaacctgcatcctcatggatactagtcgggttcgttcccactgagccacgacaggaactccttcaccactttttttttgtttgtttgtttgttttagggccacacccatggcagatggaggttcccaggctaggggtctcattggagctgttgctgccagcctacggccacagccacagcatcgcaggatccgagcctcgtctgtgacctataccacagctcacggcaacaccggatccttaaccgactaagcgaggccaggggtcgaaccggcaacctcatggttcctagtcgggttcgtttccactgcaccacgacaggaactcccttcaccaATTTTTAGTTGGGAGACCAGGGTAAATCTTTTCACCCCCGACCctccctcattttcctcatctacaaaatcgGAGAAGGAAATGAAACCTACCTTCTAGGGTTGCCAGGAGGAGGAcatgattccatatataaaaCACCCCACGTCAAGCCTGCCCCTCAGGGATTGCGCAGTCCATGGCCGCTGTTCTCTTCTCCCTCCGTCCTCCCTCCCACGtgcctctctccttcctgtcccTCCCAGGATGGCTGGCTTCGATGGCTCAGCttgggatgaggaggaggaagagccgCCTGACCATCAGTACTATAATGACTTTCCGGGGAAGGAGCCCCCTCTTGGGGGGGTAGTGGACATGAGGCTTCGGGAAGGAGTGCCCCCAGGGGCTGCTCGACCCACTCCCCCCAGCGCCCAGACCCCCAGCCACCTGGGAGCCACACTGGTGAGTTGCTTGGGGGGGAAGTGGGCTGGGCCCAGGACGGGAGTGGCTGGTTAGGGCCTCTGGCCTCACCTGATTTTTTGTCCCTTCAGCCTGTGGGGCAGCCTCCTGGGGGCGACCCAGAAGCCCGCAAACAGATGCTGCCGCCTCCACCCTGCCCAGGTAGGAAGGGGGCTGAGAGGGGCAGAGCCGGGGTGTGCGAAGCAGGGCGGGGGTCGCTGTAAAGCCTCCCTTTCTTCAGCAGGCAGAGAGCTCTTTGATGATCCCTCTTATGTCAACGTCCAGAACCTAGACAAGGCCCGGCAAGCAGGGGCCGGGGCCGGGCCCCCCAATCCTACTATCAATGGCAGTGCACCCCGAGACCTCTTTGACATGAGTAAGTGCGCCTCTGTCTTTCCTGCACCTGCCTCTTCCCGCTGggttcctcttcttctttttttttttttttttttttttttttttgtctttttgccatttcttgggccactcctatggcatatggaggttcccaggctaggggtggaatcggagctgtagctgccagcctacgccagagctacaacaccagatccaagccgcgtctgtaacgtataccacagctgacggcaatgccagatccttaacccactgagcaaggccagggatcgaacccgcaacctcatggttcctagtcggattcgttaaccactgagccatgacgggaattcctgggttcctcttcttttcctgcttATCTGCTCTTTCCTTCCTGGCTTCCCCTCCCTGAAGGTCTGGGCCCTGGGCATGTGTCGTGCCAGCCCCCCTCCTAGCCCTCTCTCTGCACCCCCAGAGCCCTTCGAAGATGCCCTTCGGGTGCCTCCACCTCCCCAGTCGGTGGCCATGGCCGAGCAGCTCCGAGGGGAGCCCTGGTTCCACGGGAAGCTGAGCCGGCGCGAGGCCGaggcactgctgcagctcaaCGGGGACTTCCTGGTGCGGGAAAGCACGACCACACCTGGCCAGTACGTGCTGACCGGCTTGCAGAGTGGGCAGCCCAAGCACCTGCTCCTGGTGGACCCTGAGGGTGTGGTGAGTGTGGCAGAGGCATGGGTGGCGTGGCAGGAAGGACGGTGCAGCACCCTCCCGGGCAGCCCTGTTCTTGCCCTCACTGCTTCCTAGACTTGGCCCGACGGGCACCTCTGTCTGGGCCTCTCAGGTGCCTGGCCTCCCCTCTGTGGTGGCTCGGGGTTCTTTCCCTTCTCACATCCCTGAACCTAAGCTGCGTTCCCTTTAATCCTGGCCAGTCCCCAGCCCTTATGCCCATGAGAGCTAGAAGGTGCTCATTTCACCTGAGcctctcttttaaaaacattttttaaattgaagtatagttgttagtttcaggtgtatagcaaagggCTTTggttttatacatatgtatatatatatatttttttcagattcttttcccttataggttattacaaattactgagtatagttccctgtgctacacagtaggtccttgttggttatctattatatatattgcAGTGTATATTtatgaatcccaaactcctaatttatccctccccctttgccctttggtaaccttgaatttgttttctatgtcggtgggtctatttctgttttgtacataagttcatttctatttctttattttagattttacatataagcgatatcatatgatactatATTTTTCTGTcaggcttacttcactcaggatgatatttttttttttttttggtctttttggggctgtacccacagcatatggaagtttccaggctaggagttgcatcagagctgtagctgccagcctacaccacagcaacgccagatccgaactgcatctaagacctacaccacagctcatagcaacgccagatccttaacccactgagcgaggccaggcatcgaacccgcaacctcatggttcctagtcgtatttgttaaccactgagccacaacgggaactccagcttcccgATTTCTGGGCTGATGTCCCCTCTGCCTTTTCCCAATTCACCTATCTACTGCTCAATGCCATGGCTAgctccagtttctttttctagggAGGCCTCAGTCATCACGACTGACAGTCCTCCCTCTCCtgccatctttttctccttcctcacctctcttGAATATTTCAGTTTGCTCAGTCTTGGGGACTGAGGTTGTATTTGACTCTTTGCCTGAATTGGCCCTCTCCCTTCCCACTTGCCAGGTTCGGACAAAGGATCACCGCTTTGAGAGTGTCAGTCACCTCATCAGCTACCACATGGACAATCACTTGCCCATCATCTCTGCGGGCAGCGAACTGTGTCTCCAGCAACCTGTGGAGAGGAAACTGTGATCTGTCCCAGTGCTCTCTCCCAGAAGATGCCCTGCGACTCCTACCACCCTGTTCCCTCTCAGGACCTCACTTGGGAGTGTTCTGTGGGCTTGGCCCTGCATAGGGCTGGGGGTAGTGTGGACAGTGGGTTCAGCATCCAGCTGAGGGAGAGGGTTTGAGTCAGGAGCCAGGGGTAGAGTCCTGCTTCTCCCCAAACCTCACCAAAGTATTAATGTACAGAGCGGCCCCCTTCCCTGGGCCTTTCCTGTGCCAACTTGATACCCCCTTCCCCAAGGTGGGTACTGGAGGCCTAGGCAGTGTGCCTCCTTGTGCTGGAACATGTCCTGTGGTGATTGGCCCAGTGGCGACATCACCCTTCCAGGGAACGGGGAATGAATCACACCTTTAGTCCACCCCTGGGCTCAGGGTACCCCAGACCCCTCTCACACCACCCTCTTTCCGAGCATTTAAACTTTGTGCCTTTGACCATCTGCTAGGTCTGAAGATATTTTATGCAAAGAGCTCTTGGGCCCCTGAAGTCAAGGACACGGGTGCTGACACCTTGGCTTCTGGGACCCGGTCCTCTCCTTGCTCAGCACCCTCTCCAGTTCAGGTTGGACGAAGAGAGGCAGGAGTGGCAACTGTCCCCTCTCCCCGGGGATATGCCACCCTTAGAGACTGCCTCAGAGCCCCCCTCTTGGCCAGTGGGGAGATGGACCCCTCCCTTGCTCAGTGCCTCCTGGCCAggacccctggccccaggggtCTGTATATAAACATTTCGTACACCCACCCCTCCCATGTTGCATGCATGTTATATCTACAGCCAAAGTATAGCCCTTCTTCCTGTAGCCtctgccctgcctccccctgctGGGGGGATAGGGGTGATGACTGAACTATCCATTCTCCCAGGTGGATTTTTGTGGAGGTGGGAACAGGGGCCTTGAGACTCTAAAGCAGTAGACAATCCCCAAATATCATTGGTAGATTTGgaactgcatttattttttattttattcgcCTATGTTTTAGGGCTGTAGATTTactttcctcatttgttttccatAGCTTCTTCTTGAGCACAAAATGATAATAATCGGTAGCGTTTCTACATCACCTCTTTGACTCTTCAAAGCCCTTTTACAACTCCTGACCTTTTCCTCACCCCAGCTTGTGAAGCAGTTGGGACCGGCAGCAGCCTCTCTTCCACCGGAGAGAACTGAGTCTGAGTGTGAACTAGGACTAGAGAAACTTGGGCCTCCCACCACCAGGCCAGGAGGCACAAGTTGGGCTGAATTAGTGCTAGTTTCCCACGGGGGTCGTGGGGACTTTCAACCCGCAGTTTCGGAGTCCCTTGTCCAAGCCGGGCCCTGCCGCAAAGACAGAGAAGCCGGTCCTGCTCTGTCCTTAGGTCCCGTGGATAAGGGAGAAGCACTGTCTAAATCCTCGCCTCCTcttttataaattgtttttttttttttttttctttttgtttggatgTCTTCACGGGTCTCACTTATACCAAAGGGGAAGAATCTTCATTAAAATCCATATTTCTTCTATCTCGGCCTCTTGGTCTCTGCCGCTGCCAATTGTCGGCTGTGGGCCCCTCGGGGCAGTAGGAGGTGGGAGGCCGCGGCCACCTCGGTGCGCTGTGTGGCTGGGCCCACCTGGCCTTGGTGGGCTCGGGCTCCAGTGAGCGCATGGGGGTTCGGAGAGAAGGGGCGGTGGGACCACAGTCCCAAGAGATGTTCGTGTCTGCGGAGGGGGCGAGGCGGGGTGGGATCGCAGCTGGCGGGACCCCAGGTGCCGGGTCCCCGGACGGCCTGGGCCTCCCGGGCGCGCGCCCCGGCCCGCGCGCACCTCTGCGCGGGATGGTACCGCCCGGCCGCGCGGCCGACGGCGGCCGCCTAGCAGGGAGAGGGCGAGGCGCGCTCCCGGGTGTGgaacgcccccctcccccagctcgcGCTATGGTACGTCCCTGCCCTCAAGCCGCTCAGGGGAGGGCCGGGGCCTCGCTCCCCCTCCTCGCGGCGCGCAGTGGTGGCGGCCACGCCGAGTTCCGGTTCCTGTGGCTGCGGCCGCGGGCGGGCGGTGAAGCTGGGTGAGCGCGTAGTTGGCGCCCCGGCTCGGCGCCCACGGCTCTCCGCACCCCGGGCTTGCTACCGCGCGGGGGCCTGCGCCGCCCCTGCCTCCGCTTCTGGGCCATGGTGCAACCCGAGGGCGCGTCCGACCCCCGTCGCCGCTGACCCCGGTCCAGCACTCCATGGCCGCCTCGGCGCCGCCCCCACCGGACAAGCTGGAGGGTGGTGGCGGCCCCGCACCGCCCCCTGCGCCGCCCAGCACCGGGAGGAAGCAGGGCAAGGCCGGTGAGAGAGCTGAGGGCACAGGGGCTGGCGAGGCTGACGACTCGGGACTTCGGAGGGAGGACTGGCGGGCGGGGGAGGTGGCGGTCCTCAGGCTGAGGGCCCCGAAGGGAGGGGAGACTCGAGCGAAAAGGATGCGTGGGTGAAGCCCTTCGGGGAGTGGGGGCCGGAGAGGGGGGTGTCACAGATTGCAGACCCTAGAGCTTGGAGGATCTGGAATTTAGGAGCCACTTGGGAGTCTGAGGATATCAAGAGTTGGGGCGTCTCCTTTAAAGAAGAGGCAGCTGAGAGCGTAGCCTCCAATTAGTTTTTGACGTTACGCTTTTGTTGGTATCTGTGAAGTCAGTAAACAAAAGTATATTGAAGTTAGTAGAGCCCCTCAGCTCATCAGACTGGGAGAAAGGAAGTTGGGGAAACCTCAGGGAAACTTGTTTGTGTCTGCCTGTTACTGCTTTTCTAGGTCTGCAGATGAAGAGCCCAGAAAAGAAGCGAAGGAAGTCAAATACTCAGGTGAATGGCGATTGGTGTTGGGGGTAACTCTTAGTAGTCCCTTTGCGTGTTCTTTGCTCCGAAGAGGGAGGTGTCACACGCGTTCTGTTTGTGGTCCTTTCCTTCACCTTCATGACAGTTTTGGGGGTAGGGATGGGCATGAGCTGATTTGCTCAAAGGTCTTATCAGTCAGGATTGGAATTGTCCTCTCCCCCGTTTGTCCTGTCCTGGTTCCCGCATGAAGATCACTCCTACCACATACTGAACCTTTTCTCAGTGCCAGGGTTTGTGCTACAAAGTGCTTTAACAGTTTTGGGAGATAGGCATTGTCACTGTGTTAAgagatgagaaatctgaggttTAAAAAGGTTCAATGTCTGTCAATcagttataatttaaaaagaagtcgAAAAGTGTAAGAAAAGGTTAACCATCTGCTCCAGGGCCTTGCGGTTCCTCAGTGTCAACTCGGTTTCCAGCAGAGTTCTGCTGCATTTTTGAAACCCAGTTACTGAGCTGTGCTGGT encodes the following:
- the SHC1 gene encoding SHC-transforming protein 1 isoform X1, which translates into the protein MDLLPPKPKYNPLRNESLSSLEEGASGSTPPEELPSPSASSLGPMLPPLPGDDSPTTLCSFFPRMSNLKLANPAGGRPGPKGEPGRAAEDGEGTVGAAVPDSGPLPFLQDMNKLSGGGGRRTRVEGGQLGGEEWTRHGSFVNKPTRGWLHPNDKVMGPGVSYLVRYMGCVEVLQSMRALDFNTRTQVTREAISLVCEAVPGAKGATRRRKPCGRPLSSILGRSNLKFAGMPITLTVSTSSLNLMAADCKQIIANHHMQSISFASGGDPDTAEYVAYVAKDPVNQRACHILECPEGLAQDVISTIGQAFELRFKQYLRNPPKLVTPHDRMAGFDGSAWDEEEEEPPDHQYYNDFPGKEPPLGGVVDMRLREGVPPGAARPTPPSAQTPSHLGATLPVGQPPGGDPEARKQMLPPPPCPAGRELFDDPSYVNVQNLDKARQAGAGAGPPNPTINGSAPRDLFDMKPFEDALRVPPPPQSVAMAEQLRGEPWFHGKLSRREAEALLQLNGDFLVRESTTTPGQYVLTGLQSGQPKHLLLVDPEGVVRTKDHRFESVSHLISYHMDNHLPIISAGSELCLQQPVERKL
- the SHC1 gene encoding SHC-transforming protein 1 isoform X2, translated to MDLLPPKPKYNPLRNESLSSLEEGASGSTPPEELPSPSASSLGPMLPPLPGDDSPTTLCSFFPRMSNLKLANPAGGRPGPKGEPGRAAEDGEGTVGAAVPDSGPLPFLQDMNKLSGGGGRRTRVEGGQLGGEEWTRHGSFVNKPTRGWLHPNDKVMGPGVSYLVRYMGCVEVLQSMRALDFNTRTQVTREAISLVCEAVPGAKGATRRRKPCGRPLSSILGRSNLKFAGMPITLTVSTSSLNLMAADCKQIIANHHMQSISFASGGDPDTAEYVAYVAKDPVNQRACHILECPEGLAQDVISTIGQAFELRFKQYLRNPPKLVTPHDRMAGFDGSAWDEEEEEPPDHQYYNDFPGKEPPLGGVVDMRLREGVPPGAARPTPPSAQTPSHLGATLPVGQPPGGDPEARKQMLPPPPCPGRELFDDPSYVNVQNLDKARQAGAGAGPPNPTINGSAPRDLFDMKPFEDALRVPPPPQSVAMAEQLRGEPWFHGKLSRREAEALLQLNGDFLVRESTTTPGQYVLTGLQSGQPKHLLLVDPEGVVRTKDHRFESVSHLISYHMDNHLPIISAGSELCLQQPVERKL
- the SHC1 gene encoding SHC-transforming protein 1 isoform X3, coding for MNKLSGGGGRRTRVEGGQLGGEEWTRHGSFVNKPTRGWLHPNDKVMGPGVSYLVRYMGCVEVLQSMRALDFNTRTQVTREAISLVCEAVPGAKGATRRRKPCGRPLSSILGRSNLKFAGMPITLTVSTSSLNLMAADCKQIIANHHMQSISFASGGDPDTAEYVAYVAKDPVNQRACHILECPEGLAQDVISTIGQAFELRFKQYLRNPPKLVTPHDRMAGFDGSAWDEEEEEPPDHQYYNDFPGKEPPLGGVVDMRLREGVPPGAARPTPPSAQTPSHLGATLPVGQPPGGDPEARKQMLPPPPCPAGRELFDDPSYVNVQNLDKARQAGAGAGPPNPTINGSAPRDLFDMKPFEDALRVPPPPQSVAMAEQLRGEPWFHGKLSRREAEALLQLNGDFLVRESTTTPGQYVLTGLQSGQPKHLLLVDPEGVVRTKDHRFESVSHLISYHMDNHLPIISAGSELCLQQPVERKL
- the SHC1 gene encoding SHC-transforming protein 1 isoform X4, translating into MNKLSGGGGRRTRVEGGQLGGEEWTRHGSFVNKPTRGWLHPNDKVMGPGVSYLVRYMGCVEVLQSMRALDFNTRTQVTREAISLVCEAVPGAKGATRRRKPCGRPLSSILGRSNLKFAGMPITLTVSTSSLNLMAADCKQIIANHHMQSISFASGGDPDTAEYVAYVAKDPVNQRACHILECPEGLAQDVISTIGQAFELRFKQYLRNPPKLVTPHDRMAGFDGSAWDEEEEEPPDHQYYNDFPGKEPPLGGVVDMRLREGVPPGAARPTPPSAQTPSHLGATLPVGQPPGGDPEARKQMLPPPPCPGRELFDDPSYVNVQNLDKARQAGAGAGPPNPTINGSAPRDLFDMKPFEDALRVPPPPQSVAMAEQLRGEPWFHGKLSRREAEALLQLNGDFLVRESTTTPGQYVLTGLQSGQPKHLLLVDPEGVVRTKDHRFESVSHLISYHMDNHLPIISAGSELCLQQPVERKL